From Virgibacillus natechei, the proteins below share one genomic window:
- a CDS encoding ChbG/HpnK family deacetylase, translating into MNKSTTKVIINADDYGLTPGVSSGILYGHQKGIITSTTAMVNTEFAKQSVEDAMTEEYGNLGIGLHLVLDMGQSVSSSVNSLTDHRGFFLKGEELVQSATKRDVKIELEAQLDLLYKWGINVTHIDSHHHMHLHIPCALEAVGEVAEEYKLPIRSFSEQTIDNVLTTDYFNYDFYGSETIVNDHLIKTFSDVKPGVTEVMCHPGFLDAWLYRRSSYTDDRMNELEVLVNKRIINWFKNNSIEMIHYGDLE; encoded by the coding sequence TTGAATAAATCTACAACAAAGGTAATAATAAATGCAGATGATTACGGTTTGACACCTGGCGTATCATCCGGAATTCTTTATGGACATCAGAAAGGTATCATAACGAGTACAACTGCAATGGTTAATACAGAATTTGCAAAACAGAGTGTGGAGGATGCAATGACAGAAGAATATGGAAATCTAGGGATAGGTTTGCATCTGGTTTTGGATATGGGTCAGTCTGTTTCTTCTTCGGTTAATAGTTTGACAGACCATAGAGGCTTCTTTTTAAAGGGAGAAGAACTTGTGCAATCTGCTACTAAACGTGATGTGAAAATAGAACTTGAGGCACAACTAGATTTATTATATAAATGGGGTATTAATGTTACCCATATCGACAGTCACCATCACATGCATCTCCATATACCGTGTGCATTAGAGGCCGTTGGGGAAGTAGCTGAAGAATACAAGCTTCCTATACGCTCATTCTCTGAACAAACAATAGATAATGTGTTGACTACCGATTATTTTAACTATGATTTCTATGGATCCGAAACGATAGTAAATGATCATTTAATAAAGACGTTTTCCGACGTAAAGCCAGGGGTTACGGAAGTGATGTGTCATCCTGGGTTTTTAGATGCATGGTTATATAGGAGAAGTAGTTATACAGATGACAGAATGAATGAGTTAGAAGTTCTAGTAAATAAAAGAATAATAAATTGGTTTAAGAATAATTCTATTGAAATGATCCATTATGGAGATTTGGAATAG
- the murQ gene encoding N-acetylmuramic acid 6-phosphate etherase, translating to MKIELSQLTTEQRNPNSMNLDQMNTMEVLQTINNEDKKVALAVEGVLPQIEIAVEQVCKALNNGGRLFYIGAGTSGRLGVIDASECPPTFMTPSDMVQTIMAGGNDAFFNSVEGTEDLEVQGEKDLKAKDITNKDIVLGITASGRTPYPIGALKYARSLGAYTISLSCNKDSLISEFADCEIEVVVGPEVLTGSTRMKAATAHKMVLNMISTTTMVKLGKVHENLMVDVHASNYKLIERAKRTTMEATNISYEEAEKVLKQTNCEVKPAIVMIEADVTYSKAKEAITYNNGYVRQAIDHFL from the coding sequence ATGAAAATAGAATTATCCCAACTGACAACTGAACAACGAAATCCAAATAGTATGAATTTGGATCAGATGAACACAATGGAAGTTTTACAAACAATTAACAATGAAGATAAAAAAGTAGCGCTAGCTGTAGAAGGTGTATTACCCCAGATAGAAATTGCTGTTGAGCAGGTCTGTAAGGCTCTGAACAATGGTGGGCGGTTATTCTATATTGGCGCAGGAACAAGTGGGAGATTAGGGGTAATTGATGCATCCGAATGCCCCCCTACATTTATGACACCTTCAGATATGGTACAGACGATTATGGCTGGTGGGAATGATGCTTTCTTCAATTCAGTCGAAGGTACTGAAGATTTAGAAGTACAGGGGGAAAAGGATCTTAAAGCAAAAGATATTACAAATAAGGATATTGTTCTTGGTATAACAGCCAGTGGCAGAACCCCCTATCCAATTGGTGCATTAAAATATGCCAGGAGTCTGGGAGCTTATACAATATCATTATCTTGTAATAAGGATTCATTGATTAGCGAGTTTGCCGATTGCGAAATTGAGGTAGTTGTTGGGCCAGAAGTATTGACTGGTTCTACTCGTATGAAAGCAGCTACAGCTCATAAAATGGTTCTAAATATGATTAGTACAACTACTATGGTTAAATTGGGCAAAGTTCATGAGAATTTGATGGTTGATGTACATGCAAGTAATTATAAATTAATCGAGCGTGCAAAACGAACGACAATGGAAGCAACAAATATTTCATATGAAGAAGCAGAAAAGGTTCTTAAACAGACAAACTGTGAAGTAAAACCTGCAATCGTTATGATCGAAGCTGATGTTACTTATTCAAAAGCGAAAGAGGCGATCACATATAATAACGGTTATGTGCGACAAGCGATTGATCATTTTTTATAA
- a CDS encoding carbohydrate ABC transporter permease, translating into MKRQKLTPYLFLIPGCIILGAFIFYPMLQAIWLSLTEFNMIEDATFIGLENYENLLQDDLFWQTLMNTFIYLIGVVPALVIIPIFLAVLVNQNIKGISFFRSAFFIPVVTSLVVAGIAWDWVYKEHGLLNYALEVVGIITEPIGWLTSTSTALFAVMVVTVWKGLGYYMIIYLAGLQSIPSDLYEAAKIDGANWWQQVTRITIPMLMPFVLVVSIMSSISAMKVFEEIYVMTGGGPLHSSETLVFYIYTEAFSNLNMGYASAAGVILFIFTLILSIINLKVMGKKGNIR; encoded by the coding sequence ATGAAGAGACAGAAATTAACACCTTATTTATTTTTGATTCCAGGTTGCATAATTTTAGGTGCATTTATTTTTTATCCGATGCTGCAAGCGATATGGTTAAGTCTTACCGAATTTAATATGATTGAAGATGCAACATTTATCGGATTAGAAAATTATGAGAACCTACTTCAAGATGATTTATTTTGGCAAACACTAATGAATACGTTTATTTATTTAATCGGAGTTGTGCCAGCGCTGGTAATTATTCCTATTTTTCTAGCAGTGTTAGTAAACCAGAATATCAAAGGGATATCCTTTTTTCGCTCAGCTTTTTTTATACCTGTTGTTACATCATTAGTTGTTGCAGGTATAGCATGGGATTGGGTGTATAAGGAACATGGTTTGTTAAACTATGCGCTTGAAGTTGTGGGGATTATCACGGAACCAATAGGGTGGTTGACTTCAACATCTACAGCTCTGTTCGCTGTAATGGTTGTTACGGTTTGGAAAGGTTTAGGATATTACATGATTATCTATTTGGCCGGGTTACAATCCATTCCTTCAGATCTTTATGAGGCAGCTAAAATAGACGGAGCAAACTGGTGGCAACAAGTAACACGTATAACGATTCCAATGTTGATGCCATTTGTATTAGTCGTATCGATTATGTCTTCCATTTCTGCAATGAAAGTTTTTGAGGAAATTTATGTCATGACAGGTGGGGGACCGCTTCACAGTTCTGAAACATTAGTGTTTTATATATATACAGAGGCTTTTAGTAATTTAAATATGGGTTATGCAAGTGCAGCTGGGGTTATATTATTTATATTCACACTAATTCTATCAATTATTAATCTGAAAGTTATGGGGAAAAAAGGGAATATTAGGTAA
- a CDS encoding carbohydrate ABC transporter permease codes for MALSSVKNDEKTITRKLWSVSKKLLIYLLLIFITLFMLGPFIWLLSTALKSGGENIFQYPPKLIPDQVTFTNFVKVMETFPFWRYLFNSTIVTVLTVIFNVLFCSLAAYPLARMYFKGKNIIFILILSTMMIPFQLLMIPIYIMSLNLGLGNTYAGMVLPHITTAFGVFLMRQAFTVIPKELDESARIDGANSFQIWFRILMPLVKPSMVTLAIFTFISAWGDFLWPLIIVSDQDMYTLPLGLNMLSGTFTSDWRLIAAGAIISMIPVVLFFLFLQRYFISGVMKGAVKG; via the coding sequence ATGGCTTTATCTTCTGTTAAAAATGATGAAAAAACAATAACTAGAAAACTATGGAGTGTATCGAAGAAGTTACTGATATATTTACTTTTAATTTTCATTACTTTATTTATGTTAGGCCCGTTTATATGGCTTCTTTCAACAGCACTGAAATCCGGCGGTGAGAATATATTTCAATATCCTCCTAAATTAATTCCAGATCAAGTGACGTTTACTAACTTTGTTAAAGTAATGGAAACCTTTCCGTTTTGGAGATACTTGTTTAACAGTACAATAGTAACAGTATTAACTGTCATTTTTAACGTTTTATTTTGTTCATTGGCCGCATACCCGCTTGCGAGGATGTATTTTAAGGGAAAAAATATCATATTTATCTTAATTCTTAGTACGATGATGATACCGTTCCAACTTTTAATGATACCGATTTATATTATGTCTTTAAATCTTGGGCTTGGTAATACATACGCAGGTATGGTTCTACCACATATAACAACTGCGTTTGGCGTGTTTTTAATGCGTCAGGCATTCACTGTGATACCTAAGGAATTAGATGAGTCGGCAAGGATAGATGGAGCTAATAGCTTTCAAATTTGGTTTAGAATATTGATGCCGCTCGTTAAACCTTCGATGGTTACACTGGCAATTTTTACATTTATCTCAGCATGGGGAGATTTCCTGTGGCCATTAATAATTGTAAGTGACCAAGACATGTACACACTTCCACTTGGTTTAAATATGCTTTCTGGTACATTTACTTCAGATTGGCGTTTAATTGCAGCTGGGGCAATTATTTCGATGATTCCAGTAGTACTATTCTTCCTTTTCCTTCAAAGGTATTTTATTTCGGGTGTTATGAAAGGTGCAGTCAAAGGCTAA
- a CDS encoding exo-beta-N-acetylmuramidase NamZ family protein: MVEEISLSASKLEGHNDTKNSVIPGIDVFLKEHLDWVKDKKVGLITNPTGVDRHLTSDIDLLHEHKAVNLTTLYGPEHGIRGNQEGGEHVESYMDEATGLPVYSLYGSTWVPSKEMLNDVDVLLFDIQDIGSNVYTYIYTLGFAMEAAAEFDKEIIVLDRPNPIGGIRVEGPLRSEDTVSFMGRFLLPVRHGLTIGELATMWNQEYSMGVDLKVSKMKGWKRTMFFRDTSLPWVMTSPNIPTQESAYLYTGTELLGNTTLSTGIGTTKPFEFVGAPWVNGEKLQKEMNSRNIAGVTFRSIYYTPMHGDYEGRLVGGVQVHIEDPSQIDLVSLGLHLVDAIRNQNPDKFEMHANYSYIIGNTEVPKLILEHKPVDEIIDSWIDELNTWITQVRNQYLLYEST; the protein is encoded by the coding sequence GTGGTAGAAGAAATATCATTATCTGCTTCAAAATTAGAAGGGCATAATGATACTAAAAACAGCGTAATTCCTGGTATTGATGTCTTTTTAAAGGAACATTTAGATTGGGTGAAAGATAAAAAAGTTGGACTAATAACAAATCCGACTGGAGTGGATCGTCATTTAACAAGTGATATTGATTTATTGCATGAACATAAAGCTGTTAATTTAACTACCTTATATGGACCTGAGCACGGTATCAGGGGTAATCAAGAAGGTGGAGAACATGTAGAATCATACATGGATGAAGCAACAGGCTTACCTGTATACAGTTTATATGGATCTACATGGGTACCAAGTAAGGAAATGTTGAACGATGTAGATGTATTATTATTTGATATTCAGGATATCGGCTCAAATGTTTATACCTACATTTATACCCTTGGTTTCGCTATGGAAGCAGCAGCTGAATTTGATAAAGAAATCATTGTATTAGACCGGCCAAATCCAATTGGTGGTATAAGGGTAGAAGGACCACTTCGGTCTGAAGATACAGTTAGTTTTATGGGGAGATTTCTATTACCAGTTCGTCATGGTTTAACAATAGGTGAACTTGCCACCATGTGGAATCAAGAGTATAGCATGGGTGTGGATTTAAAGGTTTCCAAAATGAAGGGTTGGAAGCGTACCATGTTTTTCAGAGATACAAGTCTTCCTTGGGTAATGACGTCCCCTAACATACCGACACAGGAAAGTGCATACTTATATACAGGGACTGAATTACTAGGCAACACAACACTTTCTACAGGTATAGGTACTACAAAACCATTTGAGTTCGTAGGTGCTCCTTGGGTTAATGGTGAAAAACTGCAGAAAGAAATGAATAGTCGTAATATTGCTGGGGTCACTTTCAGATCAATATATTATACGCCGATGCACGGCGACTATGAAGGTAGATTAGTTGGAGGAGTTCAAGTGCATATTGAGGATCCCTCACAGATTGATTTAGTATCACTAGGTCTCCATTTAGTTGATGCTATAAGAAATCAGAATCCAGATAAGTTTGAAATGCATGCCAATTACTCCTATATTATTGGTAACACAGAAGTACCAAAACTGATTCTGGAGCATAAGCCTGTTGATGAAATTATTGATTCCTGGATCGACGAATTGAATACATGGATTACGCAAGTGCGTAATCAGTATTTACTATATGAATCGACGTAA
- a CDS encoding N-acetylglucosamine kinase, with amino-acid sequence MRYILGVDGGNSKTYAVIVDEKGNRIGHGISGNGNHQGVGVDRFLENIQSAVDQALNEGGLQSGDISFAQFGLAGADREKDYKILKASLAKLPFENWDVVSDALEGIRAGSPTNTGVVLVCGAGTNAAGKTKNGKTVQTGGFGYRFGDGAGGAFMADEAFRAAIRSWEYRGERTLLTEMIPRELGYQNIEELYNYYIDNLNEKVPFEVTLILHRAADKGDLVAMNILKKVGWELGIAANSVIKRLGGFDGETIPIILVGSVLQEGKNPALFEMLKKTIQDENADYELINLEMEPVYGSVLLAMDKLSIEADDTILNKFISYGGYQS; translated from the coding sequence TTGAGATATATACTTGGTGTAGATGGTGGAAATAGTAAAACGTATGCAGTAATCGTTGATGAAAAAGGAAATCGAATCGGACATGGCATTTCAGGAAATGGAAATCACCAGGGTGTAGGAGTTGATAGATTTCTAGAAAACATACAATCCGCTGTAGACCAAGCTCTTAACGAAGGCGGTCTGCAATCGGGTGATATTAGCTTCGCACAATTTGGATTGGCTGGGGCAGATAGAGAGAAAGATTATAAGATTCTCAAAGCCTCCTTAGCAAAATTACCATTTGAAAATTGGGATGTAGTATCTGATGCCCTAGAGGGGATTAGAGCTGGAAGCCCTACGAATACAGGAGTTGTGCTCGTATGCGGTGCTGGAACGAATGCTGCAGGTAAAACAAAAAATGGAAAGACAGTACAAACTGGTGGTTTTGGCTATCGATTTGGTGATGGTGCTGGAGGTGCCTTTATGGCTGATGAAGCATTTCGTGCGGCCATCCGTTCCTGGGAATATCGCGGTGAACGTACCCTTTTAACGGAAATGATACCAAGAGAGCTAGGGTATCAGAATATAGAAGAATTGTATAACTATTATATAGATAATTTAAATGAAAAAGTGCCATTTGAAGTCACATTAATTCTTCATCGTGCAGCAGATAAAGGGGACTTGGTAGCAATGAATATTCTGAAAAAGGTTGGGTGGGAATTAGGAATTGCGGCCAATTCCGTTATCAAGAGGTTAGGTGGTTTCGATGGTGAAACAATTCCAATTATCCTCGTGGGTTCTGTTTTGCAGGAAGGGAAGAACCCAGCTCTTTTTGAAATGCTTAAGAAAACGATACAAGATGAGAATGCCGATTATGAATTAATTAACTTAGAAATGGAACCGGTATATGGTTCGGTTTTATTAGCTATGGATAAGCTTTCTATTGAAGCCGATGATACCATTTTGAATAAATTCATTTCATATGGAGGGTATCAATCATGA
- a CDS encoding 6-phospho-beta-glucosidase translates to MTRKQLKIAVIGGGSSYTPELIEGFIHRYHELSIRDLFLVDVEEGREKLDIVGALAKRMVEEAGLPIRIHLTMNRKEAIRNADFITTQIRVGLLEARARDERIPLTYKCVGQETTGAGGFAKALRTIPVILDICKEIEELAPKAFLINFTNPAGLVTEAVIKYSNVKSIGLCNLPIGTNMQIAKMTNTDVSNVDIEWVGINHLNWTTKIQVKGKDILEEILNKSPGTEGLNVKNIPDFGWDRDFLRSLGSLPCGYLRYYYMSDKMLNEELDSLETKGTRAEVVMGIEKELFELYKDPVLNHKPKQLEKRGGAYYSLAAVNLITSIYNNKKDIQTVNIENKGILTCLNNDVSVEVNCVIDAEGAHPVQIDKQPEPHIRGLLQVVKAYEELTVEAAFNGDYDIALQALTVHPLVTSVDVAKPILDDILKENRDFLPQFH, encoded by the coding sequence ATGACGAGGAAACAATTAAAAATCGCTGTAATAGGCGGTGGATCTTCCTATACACCAGAATTGATTGAAGGGTTTATCCATCGGTACCATGAATTATCTATTCGAGATCTGTTTTTAGTAGATGTTGAAGAAGGAAGGGAAAAACTTGATATCGTTGGAGCATTAGCAAAACGCATGGTTGAAGAAGCGGGATTACCTATTCGTATTCATTTAACGATGAATCGAAAGGAAGCAATTAGAAATGCTGATTTTATCACTACTCAGATTAGAGTCGGTCTTTTAGAAGCTCGTGCTCGTGATGAAAGGATTCCTTTAACCTATAAATGTGTAGGTCAAGAAACTACAGGCGCTGGAGGGTTTGCTAAAGCCTTACGTACAATCCCTGTCATTTTGGATATATGTAAAGAAATAGAAGAATTAGCTCCGAAAGCGTTTCTAATAAATTTCACGAATCCAGCTGGACTAGTCACAGAGGCTGTTATTAAGTATTCGAACGTCAAAAGTATTGGCTTATGTAACCTACCTATTGGCACAAATATGCAAATTGCAAAGATGACAAATACTGATGTTTCTAACGTAGACATAGAATGGGTTGGGATTAATCATTTGAATTGGACAACAAAAATTCAAGTCAAAGGCAAAGATATCCTTGAAGAAATTCTGAATAAGTCTCCTGGTACAGAAGGGTTAAATGTTAAGAATATCCCTGATTTTGGATGGGACCGGGATTTCTTACGCTCACTTGGTTCCCTTCCATGTGGCTACCTTCGTTATTATTATATGAGTGATAAGATGCTCAATGAAGAATTGGACTCCCTAGAAACAAAAGGAACACGAGCCGAAGTGGTAATGGGAATTGAAAAGGAGCTTTTTGAACTATATAAGGATCCTGTTTTAAATCATAAGCCGAAACAGTTAGAAAAACGAGGTGGAGCCTACTATTCCTTGGCAGCCGTTAACCTTATCACGTCTATTTATAATAATAAAAAGGATATCCAAACGGTTAATATAGAAAATAAAGGAATATTGACTTGTTTAAATAACGATGTCTCCGTTGAGGTTAACTGTGTTATTGATGCAGAAGGAGCCCACCCGGTCCAAATTGATAAACAACCTGAGCCGCACATCCGTGGATTATTGCAAGTGGTAAAAGCTTATGAAGAACTAACAGTAGAAGCTGCATTTAATGGAGATTATGATATTGCATTACAAGCGTTAACCGTTCATCCATTAGTTACTTCTGTAGATGTTGCCAAACCGATACTTGATGACATATTAAAAGAAAATCGTGATTTTCTTCCACAATTCCATTGA
- a CDS encoding ABC transporter substrate-binding protein: protein MKKLFKGRSLFLLIAVLLLALIAACSSDDEEASGTEENGGSEETSNSDEGGDGEIAGELEIQYFVGGYGDSWWKEVIADFEAEYPDVTITEHAGPNINDEMRTRWISEDPPDVVYIDGAGSSETQMVEDGQLMNLTEWAEEIELEDGSALLDSFIVEPGKFDGEMYTLPLVFDAWGTWYDKALFEEEGYEVPTDFDSFMNSMEEIKTGEEIEPFVTSGEHPYYFLRGMLQPAFGAAGGDELLHDLITGAEGAWTSDAVLETMEKVEQMQQEGMFDSGLGALNHTQSQMNFLLQENAFVPVGFWLPNEMEDDVPEGFEYGFIPSPMQDAGEPYGIVPDLRPLAIAEEAENPEAAKAFVEFAFSREYAMSFSEHTGAIMNISDVDLTENENVPSYLIEANEMINDPEQVQIYEMPHPMSSDLETPIGDALMSLMLGNMSAEEFTEAAEAAAAEYRD, encoded by the coding sequence GTGAAGAAATTATTCAAAGGGCGTTCATTGTTTCTATTAATTGCAGTTCTATTGTTGGCATTAATAGCGGCATGTTCATCAGATGATGAAGAAGCATCAGGAACAGAAGAAAATGGTGGATCAGAGGAAACATCGAATAGTGACGAAGGCGGAGATGGAGAAATAGCTGGGGAATTAGAGATTCAATACTTTGTTGGTGGGTATGGAGATTCATGGTGGAAGGAAGTTATTGCTGATTTTGAGGCGGAATATCCAGATGTAACCATTACAGAACATGCAGGTCCAAATATTAACGATGAGATGCGTACACGTTGGATTTCTGAAGATCCACCTGATGTCGTTTATATTGACGGTGCCGGTTCAAGTGAAACACAAATGGTAGAAGATGGGCAATTGATGAATTTAACGGAGTGGGCAGAAGAAATTGAGTTGGAAGATGGTAGCGCATTATTAGATAGTTTTATTGTTGAGCCAGGAAAATTTGACGGTGAAATGTATACATTACCTTTGGTGTTTGATGCTTGGGGTACTTGGTATGACAAAGCATTATTTGAAGAAGAGGGCTATGAAGTTCCAACTGATTTTGACAGCTTCATGAATTCCATGGAGGAAATCAAAACAGGGGAAGAAATTGAACCTTTTGTCACGAGTGGTGAACATCCGTATTACTTCCTACGTGGCATGCTTCAACCAGCATTTGGTGCAGCTGGAGGCGATGAGTTGCTACACGATCTAATTACGGGTGCAGAAGGGGCATGGACGAGTGATGCAGTACTAGAAACCATGGAAAAAGTTGAACAAATGCAACAGGAAGGTATGTTTGATTCAGGATTAGGAGCATTAAACCATACACAATCCCAAATGAACTTCTTGCTTCAAGAAAATGCCTTTGTTCCAGTAGGGTTCTGGCTTCCAAATGAAATGGAAGATGATGTACCTGAAGGATTTGAATATGGATTTATTCCATCACCAATGCAGGATGCGGGTGAGCCGTATGGAATTGTTCCCGATTTACGTCCATTAGCAATTGCAGAAGAAGCGGAGAATCCTGAAGCTGCAAAGGCCTTTGTAGAATTTGCATTTTCAAGAGAATACGCTATGTCATTCTCGGAACACACGGGAGCAATTATGAATATTTCTGATGTTGATTTAACGGAAAATGAAAATGTTCCTTCTTATTTGATCGAAGCGAATGAGATGATTAATGATCCAGAACAAGTACAAATTTATGAGATGCCACATCCGATGAGTTCGGATTTGGAAACACCAATTGGAGATGCCTTAATGTCTCTGATGCTCGGTAATATGAGTGCAGAAGAATTTACAGAAGCA